The following proteins are encoded in a genomic region of Glycine max cultivar Williams 82 chromosome 18, Glycine_max_v4.0, whole genome shotgun sequence:
- the LOC100778630 gene encoding protein SCO1 homolog 1, mitochondrial, translated as MASIVSTKANQFRYSTRLLFSHLLRQGRPSTLSPPFSSHLQPLHHPYKVRNQSYGNGSLRLCQRFLSSSSSPPAANVSGEKPASDSDHSAKDGSGQGKESGSGGDEGQKSDAGKSVRGGPVSWLSFLLLVLTGAGLVFYYDREKKRHIEGIRSNTEAVKQGPSVGTAAIGGPFHLVNHHGKHVTEKDFLGKWTLLYFGFTHCPDICPEELQKLAAAVDKIKEKAGIETVPVFISVDPERDTVEQVGEYVKEFHPKLIGLTGSPDEIKNVARAYRVYYMKTAEEDSDYLVDHSIVIYLMSPEMKFVKFFGKNNDVDSLADGVIKEVKQYKK; from the exons ATGGCATCCATCGTATCCACCAAAGCCAACCAATTTCGCTATTCCACGCGCCTTCTCTTCTCACACCTTCTTCGCCAAGGCAGACCCTCCACGCTTTCACCACCCTTCTCTTCTCATCTTCAACCACTCCATCACCCTTACAAG GTTCGGAATCAAAGTTATGGAAATGGGTCGTTGAGGTTGTGTCAAAGGtttctatcttcttcttcttctcctcctgCTGCTAATGTTAGTGGAGAAAAACCAGCATCAGATTCAGATCACTCTGCAAAAGATGGTTCTGGCCAAGGGAAAGAGTCTGGGAGTGGAGGAGATGAGGGTCAGAAAAGTGATGCTGGGAAATCCGTTCGTGGAGGG CCTGTTTCTTGGTTGAGCTTTCTCTTGCTGGTGCTCACTGGAGCTGGATTGGTGTTCTACTATGACAGGGAAAAGAAACGACATATTGAAG GGATACGTTCTAATACAGAGGCTGTTAAGCAGGGACCTTCTGTAGGAACAGCTGCAATTGGGGGTCCATTTCACCTTGTCAACCATCACGGAAAACATGTAACTGAAAAGGATTTCTTGGGAAAGTGGACTTTGTTATATTTTGGCTTTACTCACTGCCCAGATATCTGTCCAGAGGAACTACAGAAGTTAGCAGCTGCTGTTGATAAAATAA AGGAGAAAGCTGGAATTGAAACTGTACCGGTTTTTATCTCTGTTGATCCTGAGAGGGATACTGTTGAACAAGTGGGTGAATATGTCAAAG AATTTCATCCAAAGTTAATTGGATTAACTGGTAGCCCAGATGAGATCAAGAATGTTGCTCGTGCATATCGTGTTTATTACATGAAGACAGCAGAGGAAGACTCAGATTATCTTGTTGATCACTCCATAGTTAT ATACTTGATGAGTCCTGAAatgaaatttgtaaagttttttGGCAAGAACAATGATGTTGATTCGCTTGCCGATGGAGTTATTAAAGAGGTAAAGCAGTATAAGAAGTAA
- the LOC100779167 gene encoding chlorophyll synthase, chloroplastic — protein MASLLNMVSVPSRISPSSHTRTTSLQSRPVLPPFSVSFSRRRLSIRATETDTNEVQSQAPGTAPSKDGSSFNQLLGIKGASQETNKWKIRLQLTKPVTWPPLVWGVVCGAAASGNFHWNFEDVAKSIVCMMMSGPFLTGYTQTMNDWYDREIDAINEPYRPIPSGAISENEVITQIWVLLLGGLSLAGILDIWAGHDFPIVFYLAVGGALLSYIYSAPPLKLKQNGWIGNFALGASYISLPWWAGQALFGTLTPDIIVLTLLYSIAGLGIAIVNDFKSVEGDRALGLQSLPVAFGAETAKWICVGAIDITQLSVAGYLLGADKPFYALALLGLIIPQVFFQFKYFLQDPVKYDVKYQASAQPFLVLGLLVTALATSH, from the exons ATGGCTTCTCTACTCAACATGGTTTCTGTTCCATCAAGAATATCACCAAGCTCACACACGAGAACCACTTCGCTTCAATCTCGACCTGTTTTGCCACCATTTTCTGTCTCATTTTCCA GGAGGAGATTATCAATTAGAGCAACAGAAACTGATACTAATGAAG TTCAATCTCAGGCGCCGGGTACAGCACCATCAAAAGATGGTTCAAGCTTCAACCAGCTCCTTGGTATTAAAGGAGCTTCCCAAGAAACA AATAAGTGGAAGATTCGTCTTCAACTTACAAAGCCAGTCACTTGGCCTCCATTAGTTTGGGGTGTAGTTTGTGGAGCTGCTGCTTCTG GAAATTTTCATTGGAATTTTGAAGATGTTGCTAAATCAATTGTGTGCATGATGATGTCTGGCCCATTCTTGACAGGATATACCCAG ACTATGAATGATTGGTACGACCGAGAAATTGATGCAATAAATGAACCTTATAGACCAATTCCTTCTGGGGCAATATCTGAGAATGAG GTAATCACTCAAATATGGGTGTTGCTGCTTGGTGGTCTTTCTCTGGCTGGTATATTGGACATATGG GCAGGGCATGATTTCCCTATAGTATTTTACCTTGCGGTGGGCGGAGCCCTACTGTCTTATATATATTCTGCACCTCCTTTAAAG TTAAAACAAAATGGATGGATTGGAAACTTTGCCCTTGGAGCAAGTTACATTAGCTTGCCATG GTGGGCTGGTCAGGCTTTGTTTGGAACTCTTACACCAGATATAATTGTTCTCACACTCCTATACAGCATAGCTGGA TTGGGAATTGCTATTGTCAATGACTTCAAAAGTGTTGAAGGGGATAGGGCTCTAGGGCTTCAG TCTCTTCCAGTTGCTTTTGGTGCTGAAACTGCAAAGTGGATCTGTGTTGGCGCTATTGACATTACACAATTATCTGTAGCGG GATATCTACTTGGGGCTGATAAACCGTTTTATGCGTTAGCTTTACTTGGCCTAATAATTCCACAGGTCTTTTTTCAG TTCAAGTATTTCCTCCAGGACCCTGTGAAATATGATGTTAAATATCAG GCTAGTGCACAGCCATTTTTGGTGCTTGGTCTGTTGGTTACTGCTCTAGCAACTAGCCACTAA
- the SLE1 gene encoding protein SLE1 — MESQQANREELDEKARQGETVVPGGTGGKSLEAQEHLAEGRSRGGQTRKQQLGSEGYHEMGTKGGQTRKEQMGREGYQEMGRKGGLSTMDKSGGERAEEEGIEIDESKFKIT, encoded by the exons ATGGAATCTCAGCAAGCAAACCGTGAAGAACTTGATGAGAAGGCAAGGCAAGGTGAAACTGTTGTTCCTGGAGGAACTGGTGGGAAGAGTCTTGAGGCTCAAGAACATCTTGCTGAAG GAAGGAGCCGTGGAGGGCAGACGAGGAAGCAGCAGCTAGGGTCAGAGGGGTATCATGAAATGGGGACCAAAGGAGGGCAGACAAGGAAGGAACAGATGGGGAGAGAAGGGTACCAAGAGATGGGACGCAAAGGAGGACTCAGCACCATGGACAAGTCTGGTGGAGAACGTGCTGAAGAGGAAGGCATAGAAATAGATGAGTCTAAGTTTAAAATTacctaa